In Anaerolineales bacterium, a genomic segment contains:
- a CDS encoding FHA domain-containing protein has translation MNRTMRTYYYGVLGAIGGLVGWQISNLTGLSFTQSIYLNDLILGALIGLSVGLLIGIAEGLFTLNFPRMLRSGLIAAGLGLLAGAIGLPLGELLFQLVGAGWFGRALGWAFFGGLLGLAEGISGGSQMWKGALGGVLGGTVGGILLEAVRSALGDPALGKALGMVLLGAAVGALIALIVVLLSRAWLEVTSGKLRGTEFILDKFMKKSGPSVILGSDALKADIVFPDPDIDPQHAMLTGTGSAFRIKDMSRAGTFLNNRRVETTELADRQTLRLGNTEMIYHEKR, from the coding sequence ATGAATAGAACCATGCGGACCTACTACTACGGGGTGCTGGGGGCGATCGGCGGACTGGTCGGCTGGCAGATCAGCAACCTGACCGGTCTATCGTTCACCCAATCCATTTACCTCAACGATCTGATCCTCGGGGCGCTGATCGGTCTGAGCGTCGGGCTGCTGATCGGCATCGCCGAGGGCTTGTTCACCCTGAACTTCCCGCGCATGCTGCGCTCCGGATTGATCGCCGCGGGCCTCGGCCTGCTGGCCGGTGCGATCGGCCTGCCGCTGGGAGAACTGCTGTTCCAGCTGGTCGGTGCCGGATGGTTCGGCCGGGCACTGGGCTGGGCGTTCTTCGGAGGACTGCTCGGCCTGGCGGAAGGCATCAGCGGCGGCAGCCAGATGTGGAAGGGCGCGCTGGGCGGCGTGCTCGGCGGAACGGTCGGCGGGATCCTGCTCGAGGCCGTCCGCTCCGCGCTGGGCGATCCGGCGCTGGGCAAAGCGCTCGGGATGGTCCTGCTGGGCGCGGCGGTGGGCGCGCTGATCGCGCTGATCGTCGTCCTGCTTTCGCGGGCCTGGCTGGAAGTGACGAGCGGCAAACTGCGCGGGACCGAATTCATCCTCGACAAGTTCATGAAAAAATCCGGGCCCAGCGTGATCCTCGGCAGCGACGCGCTCAAGGCCGACATCGTCTTTCCGGACCCCGACATCGACCCTCAGCACGCCATGCTGACCGGAACCGGATCGGCGTTCCGGATCAAGGACATGAGCCGGGCGGGGACGTTCCTCAACAACCGGCGGGTGGAGACGACCGAGCTCGCGGACCGGCAGACCCTCCGGCTTGGAAACACCGAAATGATCTACCACGAAAAGAGGTGA
- a CDS encoding VWA domain-containing protein: protein MEGLWKRIRFFAVPIALAAFCAPGGAARAQDSEPLEVHITQVDASAFPTVRIYLSVTDSAGEPAPVDLERIRLYENGTLIQPDSVEAIGESAPLTTMLVMDISGSMNYAGKMESAKAAAIAYVNQMRKGDEAGLISFDTEITYVQPTTKDREALKAAIESLRTGSDTAMYDAVYEGIELLQAISGRKAIIVLTDGMDNRSKHSAEEVLARIGPEGLSISTIGLGDTSEQAGGYAGIDETALQYLARQAGGTYGFASDPDSLRRLYELYGRALQSEYVITYTSPAALRDGLNRSLSVQLAEDIPSLPGESQFNPGGLVPEVPASPSYNWSLFLSLLAALMAMLLAPMGIQWAAARIHSAGKPAKAASSAKAAAPKIKLSEAKKTPRVKLK from the coding sequence ATGGAGGGTTTGTGGAAACGCATCCGGTTCTTCGCCGTGCCGATCGCGCTGGCGGCCTTCTGCGCGCCCGGAGGGGCGGCGCGGGCGCAGGACAGCGAGCCGCTCGAAGTGCACATCACCCAGGTGGACGCCTCGGCCTTTCCCACCGTGAGAATCTACCTTTCGGTTACGGACAGCGCCGGGGAGCCCGCCCCGGTGGATCTCGAGCGGATCCGGCTCTACGAAAACGGGACACTCATCCAACCCGACAGCGTCGAGGCGATCGGCGAAAGCGCGCCGCTCACCACCATGCTGGTGATGGACATCTCCGGCAGCATGAATTACGCCGGAAAGATGGAATCCGCCAAAGCGGCCGCGATCGCCTACGTAAACCAGATGCGCAAGGGCGACGAGGCGGGGCTGATCTCCTTCGACACCGAGATCACCTACGTCCAGCCGACCACCAAAGACCGCGAGGCCCTGAAGGCGGCGATCGAAAGCCTGCGGACAGGAAGCGACACCGCGATGTACGACGCGGTCTACGAGGGGATCGAGCTGCTGCAGGCCATTTCCGGCCGAAAGGCGATCATCGTCCTGACCGACGGGATGGACAACCGCAGCAAGCACTCGGCCGAGGAAGTGCTGGCGCGGATCGGCCCGGAGGGGCTTTCAATCTCCACGATCGGCCTCGGCGACACCTCCGAACAAGCCGGCGGCTACGCCGGGATCGACGAAACGGCGCTCCAATACCTTGCCCGGCAAGCCGGCGGCACGTACGGATTCGCCAGCGACCCCGATTCACTGCGCCGGCTTTATGAACTGTATGGGCGGGCCCTGCAAAGCGAATACGTGATCACCTACACCTCCCCCGCCGCGCTCCGCGACGGGTTGAACCGCTCCCTGAGCGTGCAATTGGCCGAGGACATCCCCTCTCTCCCGGGCGAAAGCCAATTCAATCCCGGCGGCTTGGTGCCGGAAGTGCCGGCGTCCCCTTCCTACAACTGGTCGCTCTTTTTGAGTTTGCTGGCGGCGTTGATGGCCATGCTCCTGGCGCCGATGGGAATCCAGTGGGCGGCGGCGCGGATCCACAGTGCGGGCAAGCCGGCGAAAGCGGCTTCGTCCGCCAAGGCGGCAGCGCCGAAGATCAAGCTCAGCGAAGCCAAGAAAACCCCGCGGGTGAAATTAAAGTAG
- a CDS encoding Mov34/MPN/PAD-1 family protein — protein sequence METVPPVESGASIRTEPPRVRLGPPDASGPQPSRMPRGRSRRWNSVFDRAGQAPAVAVFFTQPAFVRVCSLAGRDLENEVGGALIGRWRIDPPSGEQYVVIEAVLPARHTRQGSAFLTFTQDTLLAFQEEQESRHPGKRIAGWFHTHPRMGVFFSDYDIWLHRHFFPEPWQVALVIEPHTQIGGFFIRGEDGRIDPHAYSGFHEILGRSGRSLVYWKNLEPAESGEPMEGAGNHE from the coding sequence GTGGAAACCGTCCCTCCGGTGGAATCCGGAGCGTCGATCCGGACGGAACCGCCGCGCGTGCGGCTCGGCCCGCCGGATGCGTCGGGCCCCCAGCCTTCGCGGATGCCGCGCGGCCGCTCCCGGCGCTGGAATTCCGTCTTCGACCGCGCAGGGCAAGCCCCCGCGGTGGCGGTGTTCTTCACCCAGCCGGCCTTCGTCCGGGTCTGCTCGCTGGCCGGCAGGGATCTGGAGAACGAGGTCGGCGGGGCGCTGATCGGCCGGTGGCGGATCGATCCGCCGAGCGGAGAGCAGTACGTCGTGATCGAAGCCGTGCTCCCGGCCCGCCACACCCGCCAGGGCAGCGCCTTCCTGACCTTCACCCAGGATACTTTGCTTGCCTTCCAGGAGGAGCAGGAGAGCCGCCACCCCGGCAAGCGGATCGCGGGATGGTTTCACACCCACCCCCGGATGGGAGTGTTCTTCTCGGATTACGACATCTGGCTGCACCGGCACTTCTTTCCGGAACCGTGGCAGGTGGCGCTGGTGATCGAGCCGCACACCCAGATCGGGGGTTTCTTCATCCGCGGGGAGGACGGCCGGATCGACCCGCACGCCTACAGCGGGTTCCATGAAATCCTCGGGCGCTCGGGCAGAAGCCTGGTTTACTGGAAGAACCTCGAGCCGGCGGAATCCGGGGAACCGATGGAAGGAGCAGGGAACCATGAATAG
- a CDS encoding EsaB/YukD family protein yields MADTSVTVVLPSGGSRSAEVPNDVPVKELIPELTTSLELPTTGPDGRPMSYRIDSKALGRELQEEETLTSAQVPVGDRLILTADVTAG; encoded by the coding sequence GTGGTGCTTCCCTCGGGCGGCTCGCGCAGCGCCGAAGTTCCGAATGACGTTCCGGTGAAGGAATTGATCCCGGAGCTGACCACCTCGCTCGAGCTGCCGACCACCGGCCCGGACGGCCGGCCGATGAGCTACCGGATCGACAGCAAGGCGCTGGGACGCGAATTGCAGGAGGAGGAAACCCTGACCTCCGCCCAGGTGCCGGTCGGTGACCGGCTGATCCTGACCGCCGACGTGACCGCGGGTTGA